In Desulfovibrio legallii, a single genomic region encodes these proteins:
- a CDS encoding sensor histidine kinase: protein MSVVAAAPLRGYKVIYRRLLATLLLMALTPLVALGLFCLDRLGAIYDEKISAGIEAVISSKHRALDTFMVERVAQIKTLAFTHSYEELSDPARLSAIFSVMQSNSRSFVDVGIIGMDGRHVAYVGPFDLRAANYMEADWFGEVLRKGVYVSDVFLGYRHVPHFIVAVLRHVGGRSFILRATIDMDAIDALLRRVYSGPHSDAFIVNSKGVLQTASRYHGGIMSRFDQPLPPTGRAGVVTSRITTPDGQEMLSAMMPLESMPWVLVVLDDVRESLRPLRQLRALITFFMLLGGALVCVGAELCTRRMVASLEAADHRQAHIDARMLQSSKMAALGKMAAGVAHEVNNPLMLIQENAGWIRDLLEDEDPAKMKNYKEISESTEKIEQHVKRAKGITQRMLGFGRRMNPGRTEILINSLLDQAVDMLKTEATGRNIAIVKEYDSQTPVILSDPAQLEQVCINIIDNAIDAMGKDGSLTIHTRPHKDGVQVLFTDTGPGMDQTTMKQIFDPFFTTKKVGEGTGLGLAICFTILEKLGGRIEVRSTPGEGSTFIVTLPAEPPQAAVEAPVQDENEDAGTL from the coding sequence ATGTCTGTGGTGGCCGCCGCGCCCCTGCGCGGGTACAAAGTCATCTATCGCCGCCTGTTGGCGACCCTGCTGCTCATGGCCCTCACGCCTCTGGTGGCGCTGGGGCTGTTTTGCCTGGACCGCCTGGGGGCTATTTATGATGAAAAGATCAGCGCGGGCATTGAGGCTGTCATCAGCAGCAAGCACCGCGCCCTGGACACCTTCATGGTGGAGCGTGTGGCCCAGATCAAAACGCTGGCCTTCACCCACAGCTATGAAGAACTGAGCGACCCCGCGCGCCTGAGCGCCATTTTCAGCGTCATGCAGTCCAACAGCCGCTCCTTTGTGGATGTGGGCATCATCGGCATGGACGGCAGACATGTGGCCTATGTGGGGCCCTTTGACCTGCGCGCAGCCAATTATATGGAAGCCGACTGGTTTGGGGAGGTGCTGCGCAAGGGCGTGTATGTGAGCGACGTGTTTCTGGGCTACCGCCATGTGCCGCACTTTATTGTGGCCGTACTGCGCCATGTGGGCGGGCGGAGCTTCATTCTGCGGGCCACCATCGACATGGACGCCATCGACGCCCTGCTGCGCCGCGTCTACTCCGGCCCGCACAGTGACGCTTTCATTGTCAATTCCAAGGGCGTACTGCAGACCGCCTCCCGCTACCACGGCGGCATCATGAGCCGCTTTGACCAGCCCCTGCCGCCGACGGGCCGGGCTGGCGTGGTCACCAGCCGCATCACCACGCCGGACGGACAGGAAATGCTCAGCGCCATGATGCCCCTGGAATCCATGCCCTGGGTGCTGGTGGTGCTGGACGACGTGCGTGAAAGCCTGCGCCCCTTGCGGCAGCTGCGGGCTCTCATCACCTTCTTTATGCTTTTGGGCGGGGCGCTGGTCTGCGTGGGGGCGGAGCTCTGCACCAGGCGGATGGTGGCCTCGCTGGAGGCCGCAGACCACCGCCAGGCCCACATAGACGCGCGCATGCTCCAGTCCAGCAAGATGGCGGCCCTGGGCAAGATGGCCGCCGGCGTGGCCCACGAGGTCAACAATCCCCTTATGCTTATTCAGGAAAACGCCGGTTGGATCCGCGACCTGCTGGAGGACGAAGACCCGGCAAAAATGAAAAATTACAAAGAAATTTCAGAGAGTACGGAAAAGATTGAGCAACATGTCAAGCGGGCCAAGGGTATTACCCAACGCATGCTCGGTTTCGGCCGCCGCATGAACCCAGGTCGGACGGAAATCCTTATTAACTCCTTGCTGGACCAGGCCGTGGACATGCTCAAAACCGAGGCCACGGGCCGCAATATCGCCATTGTCAAAGAATACGACAGTCAGACGCCGGTCATTCTTTCCGATCCGGCCCAGCTGGAGCAGGTCTGCATCAATATCATCGACAACGCCATTGACGCTATGGGCAAGGACGGCAGCCTGACCATCCACACCCGGCCCCATAAGGACGGGGTACAGGTGCTCTTTACAGATACCGGCCCCGGCATGGATCAGACTACCATGAAACAGATTTTTGACCCCTTCTTTACGACCAAAAAGGTGGGGGAGGGCACGGGCCTGGGCCTGGCCATCTGCTTTACCATTCTGGAAAAACTGGGCGGGCGCATTGAGGTGCGCAGCACCCCCGGCGAGGGCAGCACTTTTATCGTCACCCTGCCGGCGGAACCGCCCCAGGCCGCGGTGGAAGCTCCCGTCCAGGACGAAAACGAAGACGCGGGCACGCTGTAA